One Streptomyces sp. ML-6 genomic region harbors:
- a CDS encoding nuclear transport factor 2 family protein, giving the protein MTLSVEDRLDISELLALHGHLVDNDEMDRLDELFTDDIVYETSNLGHGEVRGLAAFRDMARARAGKPGAPVGHHVTNIVLTEAGDGRVHARSKGIGAGPDGECGSVTYEDVIVRGERGWRISRRKIFLHFTPAAAARTEKADG; this is encoded by the coding sequence ATGACGCTCAGTGTCGAGGACCGTCTGGACATCTCCGAACTGCTCGCCCTGCACGGGCACTTGGTCGACAACGACGAAATGGACCGGCTGGACGAGCTGTTCACCGACGACATCGTCTACGAGACCTCGAACCTCGGGCACGGGGAGGTGCGCGGGCTGGCGGCCTTCCGGGACATGGCGCGGGCGCGGGCGGGCAAGCCGGGCGCGCCCGTCGGCCACCACGTCACCAACATCGTGCTCACCGAGGCCGGGGACGGCCGGGTCCACGCCCGGTCCAAGGGGATCGGCGCGGGCCCGGACGGTGAGTGCGGAAGCGTGACCTACGAGGACGTGATCGTGCGCGGCGAGCGGGGATGGCGCATCAGCCGGCGCAAGATCTTCCTGCACTTCACGCCCGCGGCCGCGGCGCGGACCGAGAAGGCCGACGGCTGA
- a CDS encoding zinc-binding dehydrogenase, translating to MRTRAVVLRGVSTARPYSETHPVEVEELELGAPREGEVLVRVAAASLCHSDLSVVNGDRVRPLPMALGHEAVGVVEDTGPGVGRVSPGDHVALVFVPSCGSCADCAAGRPALCARAAAANGSGALLHGPSLLTDASGETVHHQLGVSAFAEHAVLAQESVVPIPKDVPFAVASLFGCAVLTGAGAVINTAALRPGQSAVVYGLGGVGLSAVLGARAAGAYPVVAVDPVPEKRELALRLGASHAFAPDDAVRQIRELTSGGAEVAVEAVGSPKVMAECLTAVARGGKVVSVGLPAPDRVLEVPALAFAGEGKSLLGSYMGDAVPRRDLPRFLDLWRAGLMPVELMHTGTLPLADINTALEELASGRAIRQVIDTSGLLDG from the coding sequence GTGAGGACCCGTGCGGTGGTGCTGCGCGGCGTGTCCACCGCCCGCCCCTACTCCGAAACCCATCCGGTCGAGGTGGAGGAGCTGGAGCTGGGCGCCCCGCGCGAGGGCGAGGTGCTGGTCCGCGTCGCGGCCGCCTCGCTCTGCCACTCCGACCTCTCGGTGGTCAACGGCGACCGGGTCCGTCCGCTGCCGATGGCCCTGGGCCACGAGGCGGTGGGGGTCGTCGAGGACACCGGGCCGGGCGTCGGCCGGGTCTCCCCCGGTGACCACGTGGCCCTGGTCTTCGTACCGAGCTGCGGTTCCTGCGCCGACTGCGCGGCGGGCCGGCCGGCGCTGTGCGCGCGGGCCGCCGCGGCGAACGGTTCGGGCGCGCTGCTGCACGGCCCGTCGCTGCTGACCGACGCGTCCGGCGAAACGGTCCACCACCAGCTGGGCGTCTCCGCGTTCGCCGAGCACGCGGTGCTGGCCCAGGAGTCGGTGGTGCCGATCCCGAAGGACGTCCCGTTCGCCGTGGCGTCGCTGTTCGGCTGCGCGGTGCTGACCGGTGCCGGGGCCGTCATCAACACGGCGGCGCTGCGGCCGGGGCAGTCGGCGGTGGTGTACGGCCTGGGCGGGGTGGGCCTGTCCGCGGTGCTGGGCGCCCGCGCGGCCGGCGCGTACCCGGTCGTCGCGGTCGACCCGGTCCCGGAGAAGCGCGAACTGGCCCTCCGGCTGGGCGCGAGCCACGCGTTCGCCCCCGACGACGCCGTGCGGCAGATCCGTGAACTCACCTCCGGCGGCGCCGAGGTGGCGGTCGAGGCGGTGGGCAGCCCGAAGGTGATGGCCGAGTGCCTGACGGCGGTGGCCCGGGGCGGCAAGGTCGTCTCGGTGGGCCTGCCCGCCCCCGACCGGGTGCTGGAGGTCCCGGCGCTGGCGTTCGCGGGCGAGGGCAAGTCCCTGCTGGGTTCGTACATGGGCGACGCGGTGCCGCGCCGTGACCTGCCGAGGTTCCTGGACCTGTGGCGGGCGGGCCTGATGCCGGTGGAGCTGATGCACACGGGCACGCTGCCGCTGGCCGACATCAACACCGCTCTGGAGGAGCTGGCCTCGGGCCGGGCGATCCGTCAGGTCATCGACACCTCGGGCCTGCTGGACGGCTGA
- a CDS encoding putative quinol monooxygenase gives MSYVVVARYRTKEGEENTVLPLLDAMAAASRQEPGNLAYRVHQGTEDPRAVVLYEEYASEADFTAHCATEHFREIVLGRVVPLLESRDVLRCAPRPEVAA, from the coding sequence ATGTCCTACGTCGTCGTCGCCCGCTACCGCACCAAGGAGGGCGAGGAGAACACCGTCCTCCCCCTGCTCGACGCGATGGCCGCCGCCTCCCGGCAGGAGCCGGGCAACCTCGCCTACCGGGTCCACCAGGGCACCGAGGATCCGCGGGCGGTCGTGCTGTACGAGGAGTACGCCTCCGAGGCCGACTTCACCGCGCACTGCGCCACCGAGCACTTCCGGGAGATCGTGCTCGGCCGGGTCGTCCCGCTGCTGGAGAGCCGTGACGTGCTGCGCTGCGCCCCGCGTCCGGAGGTGGCGGCGTGA
- a CDS encoding glycerol-3-phosphate responsive antiterminator yields the protein MTPSPSRSGAALDPRLVSAFAEVPLVASVVGTQPLRQFLTAPVRVCILASFAVGQLPQVVPALGRAGKTVFVNVDSSPGLAQDRGALEFIKNMGAHGVVSTRLSLIEKGRPLGLLTMMKVFVTDRSNLRRSTDAISRGAPDLVEIMPAPIIGRMSAQAQRAMSPSIAAGFVESPADVALALALGSAAAATSDPRLWHLRRDQLPPVPPTALKRPAAPPQE from the coding sequence ATGACCCCTTCCCCCTCCCGGTCCGGTGCCGCGCTCGACCCCCGGCTCGTCTCGGCGTTCGCCGAGGTGCCGCTCGTCGCGTCGGTCGTCGGCACCCAGCCGCTGCGGCAGTTCCTGACCGCACCGGTCAGGGTGTGCATCCTCGCCTCGTTCGCGGTGGGGCAGTTGCCCCAGGTCGTGCCGGCGCTGGGCCGGGCGGGGAAGACCGTGTTCGTGAACGTGGACAGCAGCCCCGGTCTGGCACAGGACCGGGGCGCGCTGGAGTTCATCAAGAACATGGGCGCGCACGGCGTGGTCAGCACCCGGCTGTCCCTGATAGAGAAGGGCCGCCCGCTCGGTCTGCTCACGATGATGAAGGTGTTCGTCACCGACCGGTCCAACCTGCGCCGTTCCACGGACGCGATCTCGCGCGGGGCGCCGGACCTGGTCGAGATCATGCCCGCCCCGATCATCGGCCGGATGAGCGCGCAGGCACAGCGCGCGATGTCCCCCTCGATCGCCGCGGGCTTCGTGGAGTCCCCCGCGGACGTGGCGCTGGCGCTGGCCCTCGGTTCGGCCGCCGCCGCCACGTCCGACCCCCGCCTCTGGCACCTGCGCCGGGACCAGCTGCCGCCGGTCCCGCCCACCGCCCTGAAGAGGCCCGCCGCACCACCCCAGGAGTAA
- a CDS encoding FAD-binding oxidoreductase produces MISRQTITHPFNRGDYTVGAPSFAKWARNTPVGDGEAALQVDPVEVPEAVVEALRGAAHAVHTAREEVVTRTRDWWAGSMIGETEGRPATPDAVVVEAADADQVAAVLRICHEAGVPVTPSAGRSNVTGAALPVFGGVVLDVCGLNAITGFDAESNIVDVQAGMFGDLFEKQLQEEYGVTTGHWPSAFAVSTVGGWIACRGAGQLSTRYGKIEDMVVGVDVVHADGTRATYGDYARAAVGPDLRQLFVGSEGTLGVIVSARLRVHPLPEYANAVAYGFETFAQGLDACRRIMQRGATPAVLRLYDALESGTHFGHPETNLLLVADEGDPAIVDASIRVAKEVCAEYGPELDSRAVFERWLDERMLVGKSADGFKPGPGFVADTLEMAASWTDLPVIYDEVVAAIQSVDGTLAASAHQSHAYTDGACVYFSLRGDVAPESRRDWYRSVWDAANAVLIRHAAALSHHHGCGLLRGPYLEESLGAGFATFVAVKKALDPAGILNPGKLGLPSRFGTSPLH; encoded by the coding sequence ATGATCAGCCGTCAGACCATCACCCATCCGTTCAACCGGGGCGACTACACCGTCGGCGCCCCCAGCTTCGCGAAGTGGGCGCGCAACACCCCGGTCGGGGACGGGGAGGCCGCCCTCCAGGTGGACCCGGTCGAGGTTCCCGAGGCCGTGGTCGAGGCGCTGCGCGGGGCCGCGCACGCGGTGCACACCGCGCGCGAGGAGGTCGTCACCCGGACCCGTGACTGGTGGGCCGGGTCGATGATCGGCGAGACCGAGGGCCGGCCCGCGACGCCGGACGCCGTGGTCGTCGAGGCGGCCGACGCCGACCAGGTCGCGGCCGTGCTGCGGATCTGCCACGAGGCGGGCGTCCCGGTCACCCCGTCCGCGGGCCGCTCCAACGTCACGGGCGCGGCGCTGCCGGTGTTCGGCGGCGTCGTCCTGGACGTCTGCGGGCTGAACGCGATCACCGGCTTCGACGCCGAGTCGAACATCGTGGACGTCCAGGCCGGCATGTTCGGCGACCTCTTCGAGAAGCAGCTCCAGGAGGAGTACGGCGTCACCACCGGCCACTGGCCGTCCGCCTTCGCCGTCTCCACGGTCGGCGGCTGGATCGCCTGCCGCGGCGCCGGCCAGCTCTCCACCCGGTACGGCAAGATCGAGGACATGGTCGTCGGCGTGGACGTGGTGCACGCCGACGGCACCCGGGCCACGTACGGCGACTACGCCCGCGCCGCGGTCGGCCCGGACCTGCGCCAGCTGTTCGTCGGCTCCGAGGGCACCCTCGGGGTGATCGTGTCGGCCCGGCTGCGGGTGCACCCGCTGCCGGAGTACGCGAACGCCGTCGCGTACGGCTTCGAGACCTTCGCCCAGGGCCTGGACGCCTGCCGCCGGATCATGCAGCGCGGCGCCACCCCGGCCGTCCTGCGGCTGTACGACGCCCTGGAGTCGGGCACCCACTTCGGTCACCCGGAGACCAACCTCCTGCTCGTCGCGGACGAGGGCGACCCGGCGATCGTGGACGCCTCGATCCGGGTGGCGAAGGAGGTCTGCGCGGAGTACGGCCCCGAGCTGGACAGCAGGGCGGTCTTCGAGCGCTGGCTGGACGAGCGGATGCTGGTCGGCAAGTCCGCCGACGGCTTCAAGCCCGGTCCCGGCTTCGTCGCCGACACCCTGGAGATGGCCGCGTCCTGGACCGACCTGCCGGTGATCTACGACGAGGTGGTCGCCGCGATCCAGTCGGTGGACGGCACCCTGGCCGCCTCGGCCCACCAGTCCCACGCGTACACCGACGGCGCCTGCGTCTACTTCTCGCTGCGCGGCGACGTGGCTCCCGAGTCGCGCCGCGACTGGTACCGCTCGGTGTGGGACGCCGCCAACGCCGTGCTGATCAGGCACGCGGCGGCGCTCAGCCACCACCACGGCTGCGGTCTGCTGCGCGGCCCCTACCTGGAGGAATCCCTCGGGGCGGGCTTCGCGACCTTCGTCGCGGTGAAGAAGGCGCTGGACCCGGCCGGCATCCTCAACCCTGGCAAACTGGGCCTTCCCAGCCGATTCGGTACGTCCCCGCTGCACTGA
- a CDS encoding glycerol-3-phosphate dehydrogenase/oxidase, giving the protein MITMPARKPRRSAAATRRTPLLLDRAALKRRLADDTYDVLVIGGGITGAYAVLDAVSRGLRAALVEKDDFASGTSSKSSKMVHGGLRYIEQGNVNLVRHSLLERHRFRKNAPHLVHRLPFLFPILEKEGVFDARLAKGFEGLLWTYDLVGGWRIGKLHQRLTVPEVLAQAPTLRSENLKGGLMYFDARTDDARLVLTIVRTAAALGATVLNGAKAEGLLTRAGKVSGARVSADGDSIDIRARAVVNATGVWTDELDAKADDGHKPQVRPAKGVHIVVPWDKVRINCTVTVPIPGRARRATCTRWGNSVVLGTTDEDYQGSPDDVHCTREEMDFLLEGANTAFEGKLTPDDVVGSIGGLRPLVGGKEGATLDMRRDHHITIGRTGMVTVTGGKLTTSRHMGELVIDKVMTVLGRKGRSRTTDLPLLGGAGYDSEAVAASGGIAAHLGERFGTEARFVGDLIQDDPALAEPVVAGLPYTKAEVVYAARAELARSVDDVLSRRLRARLFARDASVDAAGAVGAILGRELNLTEAEVERSVAEYLAAVRHEKSVLLEGAAA; this is encoded by the coding sequence GTGATCACCATGCCCGCCAGGAAACCGCGGCGCTCCGCCGCGGCGACCCGCCGTACGCCCCTGCTGCTCGACCGGGCGGCCCTCAAGCGCCGGCTGGCCGACGACACGTACGACGTGCTCGTCATCGGCGGCGGCATCACCGGGGCGTACGCGGTGCTCGACGCGGTCTCGCGCGGTCTGCGCGCGGCCCTGGTCGAGAAGGACGACTTCGCGTCCGGCACCTCGTCGAAGTCCTCGAAGATGGTGCACGGCGGCCTGCGCTACATCGAGCAGGGCAACGTCAACCTGGTCCGCCACTCGCTCCTGGAGCGGCACCGCTTCCGGAAGAACGCCCCTCATCTGGTGCACCGGCTGCCGTTCCTCTTCCCGATCCTGGAGAAGGAGGGGGTGTTCGACGCCCGGCTGGCCAAGGGCTTCGAGGGTCTGCTGTGGACGTACGACCTGGTCGGGGGGTGGCGGATCGGCAAGCTCCACCAGCGGCTCACCGTGCCCGAGGTCCTCGCCCAGGCGCCGACGCTGCGCTCGGAGAACCTCAAGGGCGGGCTGATGTACTTCGACGCCCGCACCGACGACGCCCGGCTCGTCCTCACCATCGTCCGCACCGCCGCCGCACTCGGCGCGACGGTCCTCAACGGGGCGAAGGCCGAGGGACTGCTGACGCGGGCGGGCAAGGTGTCCGGGGCCCGGGTCTCGGCGGACGGCGACAGCATCGACATCCGCGCCCGCGCGGTCGTCAACGCCACCGGGGTGTGGACCGACGAACTGGACGCGAAGGCGGACGACGGGCACAAGCCGCAGGTGCGGCCCGCCAAGGGCGTCCACATCGTGGTGCCGTGGGACAAGGTGCGGATCAACTGCACGGTCACCGTGCCGATCCCCGGCCGGGCCCGCCGCGCGACCTGCACCCGCTGGGGCAACAGCGTCGTGCTGGGCACCACCGACGAGGACTACCAGGGGTCCCCCGACGACGTGCACTGCACCCGCGAGGAGATGGACTTCCTGCTGGAGGGCGCCAACACCGCCTTCGAGGGGAAGCTCACCCCGGACGACGTGGTCGGATCGATCGGCGGTCTGCGCCCACTGGTCGGCGGCAAGGAGGGCGCGACGCTCGACATGCGCCGCGACCACCACATCACCATCGGCCGCACCGGCATGGTGACGGTGACCGGCGGCAAGCTCACCACCAGCCGGCACATGGGCGAGCTCGTCATCGACAAGGTGATGACGGTCCTCGGCCGCAAGGGCCGCAGCCGCACCACCGACCTCCCGCTGCTCGGCGGCGCCGGGTACGACTCCGAGGCCGTCGCCGCGTCCGGCGGCATCGCCGCGCACCTGGGCGAGCGCTTCGGCACCGAGGCCCGGTTCGTCGGCGACCTGATCCAGGACGACCCGGCGCTGGCCGAGCCGGTCGTCGCGGGACTCCCGTACACGAAGGCGGAGGTCGTGTACGCGGCCCGCGCCGAACTGGCCCGCTCGGTCGACGACGTGCTCTCGCGCCGGCTGCGCGCCCGGCTGTTCGCCCGGGACGCGTCCGTGGACGCCGCCGGGGCCGTCGGCGCGATCCTCGGCCGGGAACTGAACCTCACGGAGGCGGAGGTCGAGCGCTCGGTCGCCGAGTACCTCGCAGCCGTCCGTCACGAAAAGTCCGTACTCCTCGAAGGGGCAGCAGCATGA
- a CDS encoding FGGY family carbohydrate kinase has translation MTQTFPAAPRRGVLSIDEGTTGTRAGVVLDSGAAHEVFYRSIEVGHPDDLSVEQDPMEIWTATVEVARRAVGRARAEGIGITSVALSTQRATAMLWDRVTGRPLLPAVVWQDRRHAAELTAYGTEWDAPLLARQGRPVGARSPFLWAARQIAGHPEVAAAHRAGRLLFGTVDTWLIWRLTGGAVHATTPTNAASTGGYLLERHAWDEEWIGHLGFPLDLLPELRSDDAGFGTTDPAALGIAVPLAASMGDQHAALVALGGLAAGQGMCVYGTGAFVDAATGTTPALPRPDISGVLAQPGRRQGGTSHYSLEAYTSTAGSALRWLCDDLGLFASPKELGEEAGRVPTRPGRTPRFVPALAGIRTPVWHPEATASLTGLTLATTRADLARAVLDGIAHSVCDLIDGVADTMGTPFTRLRVGGGVSGSDPLMRIQADLTGLPLERVSDSATASLRGTAYLAGVAQGLWSSLEEVVEAQPQGRIFEPSITAAERAEQRRAWRDVLIAHLGDPALLPLKAPEPHTPR, from the coding sequence ATGACGCAGACGTTCCCCGCCGCCCCACGGCGCGGTGTGCTGTCCATCGACGAGGGCACCACGGGCACCCGGGCCGGAGTCGTCCTCGACTCCGGGGCCGCCCACGAGGTGTTCTACCGGTCGATCGAGGTCGGCCATCCGGACGACCTCTCGGTCGAGCAGGACCCGATGGAGATCTGGACCGCCACCGTCGAGGTGGCGCGCCGGGCCGTCGGCCGGGCCCGTGCGGAGGGCATCGGGATCACCTCGGTGGCCCTCTCCACCCAGCGGGCCACCGCGATGCTGTGGGACCGGGTCACCGGCCGGCCGCTGCTGCCCGCGGTGGTGTGGCAGGACCGGCGCCACGCGGCCGAGCTGACCGCGTACGGGACCGAGTGGGACGCCCCCCTGCTGGCCCGCCAGGGCCGGCCGGTCGGCGCCCGTTCCCCCTTCCTCTGGGCCGCCCGGCAGATCGCCGGGCACCCCGAGGTGGCCGCCGCGCACCGCGCGGGCCGGCTGCTCTTCGGCACCGTCGACACCTGGCTGATCTGGCGCCTCACCGGCGGCGCCGTGCACGCCACCACGCCGACGAACGCCGCCTCCACCGGTGGTTACCTGCTGGAACGGCACGCCTGGGACGAGGAGTGGATCGGCCACCTCGGCTTCCCCCTCGACCTGCTGCCGGAGCTCCGCTCCGACGACGCCGGATTCGGCACCACCGACCCGGCCGCCCTCGGCATCGCCGTCCCGCTGGCCGCCTCCATGGGCGACCAGCACGCCGCACTCGTCGCGCTCGGCGGTCTCGCCGCCGGGCAGGGCATGTGCGTGTACGGGACCGGCGCCTTCGTCGACGCGGCGACCGGCACCACGCCCGCCCTGCCCCGGCCGGACATCTCCGGGGTGCTCGCCCAGCCCGGCCGGCGGCAGGGCGGCACCAGCCACTACAGCCTGGAGGCGTACACCTCCACGGCGGGTTCGGCGCTGCGCTGGCTCTGCGACGACCTGGGGCTGTTCGCCTCGCCGAAGGAGCTCGGTGAGGAAGCGGGCCGGGTCCCCACCCGGCCGGGCCGCACCCCGCGTTTCGTCCCGGCGCTCGCCGGGATCCGTACGCCGGTCTGGCACCCGGAGGCCACCGCTTCCCTCACCGGGCTCACCCTCGCCACCACCCGCGCCGACCTCGCGCGCGCCGTCCTCGACGGGATCGCGCACTCGGTGTGCGACCTGATCGACGGCGTCGCCGACACCATGGGCACCCCGTTCACCCGGCTCCGGGTCGGCGGCGGCGTCTCCGGCAGCGACCCGCTCATGCGCATCCAGGCCGACCTGACCGGCCTGCCGCTGGAGCGGGTCTCCGACTCCGCGACCGCGAGCCTGCGCGGCACCGCCTATCTGGCCGGGGTCGCCCAGGGCCTGTGGTCCTCGCTCGAGGAGGTCGTCGAGGCGCAGCCGCAGGGCCGGATCTTCGAACCCTCGATCACCGCGGCCGAACGCGCCGAGCAGCGGCGCGCCTGGCGCGACGTGCTGATCGCCCACCTGGGCGATCCCGCGCTGCTCCCGCTGAAGGCCCCCGAACCCCACACCCCTCGCTGA